Below is a window of Candidatus Omnitrophota bacterium DNA.
GTAAAAAGTCTGCCTCAAAAGGGTAAACCTGATAATTACCGAGGAGCCGTCGGGAGATTCTCCGCATCCGCCTCAACGGACAAGAAAACTCTCCGCGTCGGGGAGGCGGTGAATCTCACGCTGAAGATTGAGGGCGAGGGGAACATAAGTTCGCTCGCGGAACCGGATTTTCCGGACCTCGCGAATTTCAGGCGTTACGATATCATCTCATCCCAGCAGATAAGCAAGGATAATTATAAAATTACGGGGAGCAAAACTTTTCAGCTCGTTCTTGTGCCGCGTGTCGAGGGTGAGCAGATGATACCGGAGCTGGAATATCCCTATTTTGATCCGTCCTCGGGAAAATACGAGGCCGCTCGCACAAAAGAAATCCGGCTGAAGGTCGGCAAGGCCGCCCTGGGAACCGCATCCGCTCCGGAAAACCTGCTTTTCAAGGAATTGGGAAAGGACATCAGATATATTAAAGCTGTCAGAGGCCCTTCGGGAGGCGGTTTTATAGCCGCTCATTTTGTGCTGCTGTCGGCCTTTCCGGCTGTTGTTTTCTTCATGCTTCTGGCGGTGAAGCACCGAGTCGCCGAAAAGATAATCCCCTCATCGGCTTTGGCGCGGGGGACGGCTTTCAGCCGCTACCGCGCGGCGATTTTGAGGCTCCCTTCCGAGAGGGAGCTCCTTTGCGGCGGGATTGAAAACGCTTTGTTTAATTTTATCCGGGAACGCTCGAATGCGCCGCGCGGCTGTTCTCCCCAAACGGCATTAGCCGCCGTCTCCAAGACCGTCAGAGATGAATTCGCCGCTTTTGTGAGGAAATGCCAGAGCGAAAGATTTTCGCCATCCGGCTGCGGCACGGATCCCTCCACGATGAAAGAAGAGGCGCTGGTTCTCTTGAAGAAGTTGAAAAAACACCTATGAAAAATATAAAACGCTTTACCGCTCGCCTCACGCGCAAATTTATCACGCTATTAGGAACCGTCCCCAATACGCCCGTTTTTGCGGCGATGATGCTGGCCGCGACCATTTTTGTGCCTTTTGCCGCCGCTGATGAGGGAGAAGATCTCTACCAGAAACAGAACTGGCGCGGGGCTTTTGAATTTTATAAAAGCCGCATAGATGCGGATCAGGGCGGTTGGGAAGACTGTTATAACGCCGGGAACTGCCTTTTCAGAATGGGCAAATACCCCGAGGCGCGCCTTTATTACCTGAGAGCGAAAAAACTCAGTCCGAGATCCCGCGACATAAATTATAATTTGCAGGTGCTGGGCGAAAAGCTGAGCCTTCCGGATGTCCCGCAAAGCGCCCTGGCGTCACTCGGGGATCTTTTCACGGAGGATGAATTCAGGACGGCTGTCGTCGTCGTCACATGGCTTTTCTTCTTCGCGGCTATGCTGCATGTTTTCACAAAAAGCGAATTGTCTCTCTGGCTTGCGGCAGCTCTTTTTGTGACAGGAGCTTTCGCATGGGGCGCTCTCTATGCTAAAATGAACGGCGGCCCAACGGGCGGTTACGGTATCGTCATGAGGGAGGAGGGAATGCAGAGCGGCCCCGGCGCTTCCTATAAAGTTATAGCCTCTGTTCCCGCGGGGATGAAGGCCGCCATTTACGACGAGGAAGAAGGCTGGCTCTTTGTGAGAGTCGCCGCCTCAAGCGGCTGGATAAGAAAAAGCGCCCTTGAAAAAATATAATGGGTCATTTTGGCGTCTGCCGTAAAAGTTTAATGTTGAAATTATTGAGAGAAGAGATTAGGAGGAAAAGTGCTGAAGATCAGTAAGGTGACAGGCAGGCAGATTTTTGATTCAAGGGGAAATCCGACGGTGGAGGTGGATGTTCTGCTCTCCGACGGTTCATTCGGACGCGCGGCGGTGCCTTCGGGCGCCTCAACAGGCGTGCACGAGGCGCTGGAATTGCGTGACGGCGGAAAAGCATATAAAGGCAAGGGCGTTCTCAAGGCCGTGGCGAATGTGGCCAAAATCGCCAAACGCGTTAAGGGCATGAACGCTCTTGATCAGAGGAAGGTTGACGGAGCGATGATAGCGCTCGATGGCACTCCTAAAAAAAAGAAACTGGGCGCCAACGCCATACTCGGCGTGTCCATGGCCGTGTGCCGTGCGGCCGCCGCATCCAAAAAGCAGCCGCTCTATAAGCATTTAAGGTCGCTTTTTCCCGGAAAACTGAAAGGCTGGATAATCCCCGTTCCGTGCATGAACATACTCAACGGAGGCGCTCACGCCGACAACAATGTGGATGTGCAGGAATTTATGATAGCTCCCGTGGGCGGAAAAACTTTCAAAAAAAGAATGCAGATGGGTACCGAAGTCTATCACACACTCAAGAGCATCCTGAAAAAAGAAGGTCTTTCAACCTCCATCGGCGACGAGGGCGGATTCGCCCCGAACCTGAAAGAGAACGAAGACGCTCTCAGATTTATAACGCGCGCGATAAAAGAAGCCGGCTATAAGCCCGGCAGGGATGTGGCGATAGTGCTTGATGTGGCGGCTTCCGAGATCTACAAGAACGGAAAATATGTCCTCGCCGGAGAAAAGCCGAAAAAAGTCCTCAGCGCGGAGGCTCTCATAGACCTGTATGAAAGATGGGTGAAGAAATACGGCATCATCTCCATTGAGGACGGTTTTGCCGAAGACGACTGGGAC
It encodes the following:
- a CDS encoding tetratricopeptide repeat protein — its product is MPERKIFAIRLRHGSLHDERRGAGSLEEVEKTPMKNIKRFTARLTRKFITLLGTVPNTPVFAAMMLAATIFVPFAAADEGEDLYQKQNWRGAFEFYKSRIDADQGGWEDCYNAGNCLFRMGKYPEARLYYLRAKKLSPRSRDINYNLQVLGEKLSLPDVPQSALASLGDLFTEDEFRTAVVVVTWLFFFAAMLHVFTKSELSLWLAAALFVTGAFAWGALYAKMNGGPTGGYGIVMREEGMQSGPGASYKVIASVPAGMKAAIYDEEEGWLFVRVAASSGWIRKSALEKI
- a CDS encoding phosphopyruvate hydratase → MKISKVTGRQIFDSRGNPTVEVDVLLSDGSFGRAAVPSGASTGVHEALELRDGGKAYKGKGVLKAVANVAKIAKRVKGMNALDQRKVDGAMIALDGTPKKKKLGANAILGVSMAVCRAAAASKKQPLYKHLRSLFPGKLKGWIIPVPCMNILNGGAHADNNVDVQEFMIAPVGGKTFKKRMQMGTEVYHTLKSILKKEGLSTSIGDEGGFAPNLKENEDALRFITRAIKEAGYKPGRDVAIVLDVAASEIYKNGKYVLAGEKPKKVLSAEALIDLYERWVKKYGIISIEDGFAEDDWD